Proteins encoded in a region of the Elizabethkingia bruuniana genome:
- a CDS encoding glutathione peroxidase yields the protein MKKFLLFALSVAGVLFIAAQSKTIYSYKVEGLTGDEIDFSKFKGKKILVVNTASKCGFTPQYADLEKIYQDYKDKLVIVGFPANNFGQQEPGTNEDIHSFCEANYGVSFPMAAKVSVKGEDIAPIFKFLTEKKLNGVKDTDIAWNFTKFLLDDKGKLINSFPSKVKPTDEAIVKYLK from the coding sequence ATGAAAAAGTTCTTATTATTTGCATTGTCTGTGGCAGGAGTTCTTTTTATTGCAGCACAAAGCAAGACTATCTATAGCTATAAAGTGGAAGGACTTACGGGTGACGAAATTGATTTCTCTAAATTCAAAGGGAAAAAGATTCTTGTGGTAAACACTGCTTCTAAATGTGGTTTCACACCTCAGTATGCAGACCTGGAGAAAATCTACCAGGATTATAAAGATAAATTGGTTATTGTTGGTTTCCCGGCAAATAATTTTGGGCAACAGGAACCAGGAACCAATGAAGATATCCATAGCTTCTGTGAGGCTAATTATGGTGTGTCTTTCCCGATGGCTGCTAAAGTTTCTGTAAAAGGAGAAGATATTGCACCAATATTTAAATTCCTTACAGAAAAGAAATTGAATGGAGTGAAAGACACTGATATTGCATGGAACTTCACAAAGTTTTTACTGGATGATAAAGGGAAATTAATCAACTCATTCCCGAGTAAGGTAAAACCTACAGACGAGGCTATTGTAAAATATCTGAAATAA
- the atpD gene encoding F0F1 ATP synthase subunit beta, with the protein MANQIQGKIAQIIGPVIDVVFQEVEELPNIYDALEVVREGQKGLILEVEQHIGEDTVRCIAMDATDGLQRGQSVIGHGRQITMPIGEEVNGRLFNVVGDAIDGLQELSKDNGLPIHREAPKFDQLSTSAEVLYTGIKVIDLIEPYAKGGKIGLFGGAGVGKTVLIQELINNIAKGHGGLSVFAGVGERTREGNDLLREMLESGIIKYGDEFMHSMENGGWDLSKVDSELMKESKAAFVFGQMNEPPGARARVALSGLTLAEYYRDGGESGQGRDVLFFVDNIFRFTQAGSEVSALLGRMPSAVGYQPTLASEMGAMQERITSTKNGSITSVQAVYVPADDLTDPAPATTFAHLDATTVLDRKIASLGIYPAVDPLASTSRILAPEIIGEEHYNCAQRVKEILQRYKALQDIIAILGMEELSEEDKLAVYRARKVQRFLSQPFHVAEQFTGIPGVLVDIKNTIKGFNMIIDGELDHLPEAAFNLKGSIEDAIEAGEKMLAENK; encoded by the coding sequence ATGGCAAACCAAATTCAGGGAAAAATTGCACAGATTATCGGACCGGTAATCGACGTGGTATTTCAGGAAGTAGAGGAACTACCAAACATTTATGACGCACTTGAAGTTGTCAGAGAAGGCCAGAAAGGTCTGATCTTAGAAGTTGAACAACACATCGGTGAGGATACAGTGAGATGTATCGCTATGGATGCAACAGACGGACTTCAAAGAGGACAATCTGTAATAGGACATGGAAGACAAATTACTATGCCTATTGGTGAAGAAGTAAATGGTAGATTATTCAACGTGGTAGGAGATGCTATCGACGGACTTCAGGAATTATCTAAAGACAATGGTTTGCCAATCCACAGAGAAGCACCTAAATTCGATCAGTTATCAACTTCTGCTGAAGTACTATATACAGGTATCAAAGTAATCGACCTTATCGAGCCTTATGCAAAAGGGGGTAAAATTGGTTTGTTCGGTGGTGCTGGTGTAGGTAAAACAGTATTGATCCAGGAATTGATTAATAACATCGCTAAAGGACACGGTGGTCTTTCTGTATTCGCAGGAGTGGGTGAAAGAACAAGAGAAGGGAATGACCTTCTTCGTGAGATGTTAGAGTCTGGTATTATTAAATATGGTGACGAATTCATGCACTCTATGGAGAACGGTGGATGGGATCTTTCTAAAGTTGACAGTGAGTTGATGAAAGAATCTAAAGCTGCTTTCGTTTTCGGACAGATGAACGAGCCACCAGGTGCAAGAGCACGTGTAGCCCTTTCTGGTCTTACTTTAGCTGAATACTACCGTGATGGTGGTGAAAGCGGACAAGGTAGAGACGTTCTTTTCTTCGTAGACAACATCTTCCGTTTTACACAGGCTGGTTCTGAGGTGTCTGCACTTCTTGGTCGTATGCCTTCAGCAGTAGGTTACCAACCAACTCTAGCTTCTGAGATGGGTGCGATGCAGGAGAGAATTACTTCAACTAAAAACGGATCTATTACATCTGTACAGGCGGTTTACGTACCTGCGGATGACTTAACTGACCCGGCTCCGGCTACAACATTTGCTCACTTAGATGCAACAACTGTATTGGACAGAAAAATCGCTTCATTAGGTATTTATCCGGCGGTAGATCCATTGGCATCTACTTCAAGAATCCTTGCTCCGGAAATTATCGGTGAAGAACACTATAACTGTGCTCAGAGAGTAAAAGAAATTCTTCAGAGATATAAAGCTCTTCAGGATATCATCGCTATCCTTGGTATGGAAGAACTTTCTGAAGAAGATAAATTAGCAGTTTACCGTGCAAGAAAAGTACAGAGATTCTTATCTCAGCCTTTCCACGTTGCTGAGCAGTTTACAGGTATTCCAGGTGTATTAGTAGACATCAAAAATACAATCAAAGGATTTAACATGATTATCGATGGTGAGTTAGATCACCTTCCGGAAGCAGCTTTCAACCTTAAAGGTTCTATCGAAGATGCTATCGAAGCCGGAGAGAAAATGTTAGCTGAGAACAAATAA
- a CDS encoding bifunctional riboflavin kinase/FAD synthetase — MKIVKNIAEYSDAMGLTMSLGMFDGVHKGHQEIIKKLKKHSETHQLESALLTFWPHPRKVLQPEVEIKLLNTLEEKLQLLERFGIQKTFLQEFNDDFRNLSGEDFVKQILLDKLHMKHIVIGYDHHFGKNKSGNFELLEKMASENNFVVEETKAVLVNELAVSSTKIRNALSEGDIITANEFLGYHYPVSGTVVAGKKIGRTIGYPTANIDVDPIKLLPKNGAYIVDVELNRQMYKGMLSIGTNPTVNGTKKTTEVYILDFDQDIYGENITVYFRDYLHDEIKFESLEKLIERLDEDKQLTIDFFK; from the coding sequence TTGAAAATTGTAAAAAATATAGCTGAATATAGCGATGCAATGGGACTTACAATGTCGTTGGGAATGTTCGACGGAGTACATAAAGGCCATCAGGAAATTATAAAAAAACTAAAAAAGCATAGTGAAACCCACCAGCTGGAGAGTGCATTGCTCACTTTTTGGCCGCACCCCCGAAAGGTTTTGCAACCAGAAGTTGAAATAAAATTACTCAATACTCTGGAAGAAAAACTACAGCTTTTAGAACGTTTTGGAATTCAAAAAACATTCCTTCAGGAATTCAATGATGACTTCAGAAATCTTTCCGGAGAGGATTTTGTAAAACAGATTCTGCTGGATAAACTCCACATGAAGCATATTGTGATTGGTTATGATCATCACTTTGGAAAAAATAAAAGCGGAAATTTCGAACTTCTCGAAAAAATGGCTTCTGAAAACAATTTTGTTGTGGAAGAAACCAAAGCTGTTCTTGTGAATGAACTTGCAGTAAGCTCTACAAAAATAAGAAATGCCTTGTCTGAAGGAGATATAATAACAGCTAATGAATTTTTAGGCTACCACTACCCTGTAAGTGGTACAGTCGTAGCAGGTAAAAAAATAGGAAGAACAATTGGCTACCCAACCGCCAATATAGATGTAGATCCTATAAAGCTGCTTCCTAAAAACGGAGCCTATATCGTGGATGTAGAACTTAACAGACAAATGTACAAAGGAATGTTGAGCATAGGTACAAATCCTACAGTAAACGGTACTAAAAAAACAACTGAAGTATATATCTTAGATTTTGATCAGGATATCTATGGAGAAAACATTACCGTATACTTCAGAGATTATCTTCATGATGAAATAAAGTTTGAAAGTCTTGAAAAACTGATCGAAAGACTGGATGAAGATAAACAGCTAACAATAGATTTCTTTAAATAA
- the kdsB gene encoding 3-deoxy-manno-octulosonate cytidylyltransferase, whose amino-acid sequence MKVIAVIPARYNSTRFPGKLMEILEDKTVISTTYKNVEETGLFDDVFVATDSEIIFEEVTRNGGKAVMTGEHETGSDRIAEAVQNIDCDIVINVQGDEPFLKKEPLGQLIKVFENDPNAEISLASLKIKLHHFEEVQNPNNVKVITDNNGFALYFSRSVIPYPREESFQVEYFKHIGVYAFRKQALLNFARLQQKPLEIAEKIECIRYLEYGMKIKLLETDFIGVGIDTPDDLKKAKEIIANKG is encoded by the coding sequence ATGAAAGTAATCGCAGTTATTCCTGCACGTTATAATTCTACCAGATTTCCGGGAAAACTAATGGAAATTCTGGAAGATAAAACTGTAATCTCTACAACCTATAAAAATGTTGAAGAAACAGGTTTGTTTGATGACGTTTTTGTGGCTACAGATTCGGAGATTATTTTTGAAGAAGTAACAAGAAACGGAGGCAAGGCTGTAATGACGGGTGAACATGAAACGGGAAGTGACAGGATAGCAGAGGCGGTTCAGAATATCGATTGCGATATTGTGATTAACGTTCAGGGGGATGAACCTTTTCTGAAAAAAGAACCTCTTGGCCAACTTATAAAAGTATTCGAAAACGATCCTAATGCAGAAATTTCATTAGCTTCGTTGAAAATAAAACTTCATCATTTTGAAGAAGTACAGAATCCTAATAATGTAAAAGTAATTACCGACAACAATGGTTTTGCACTTTATTTTAGCCGTTCTGTAATTCCTTATCCAAGAGAAGAATCTTTTCAGGTAGAATATTTTAAACATATTGGCGTTTATGCTTTTAGAAAACAGGCATTACTTAACTTTGCCAGACTTCAGCAAAAGCCTTTGGAAATAGCTGAAAAAATTGAATGTATCAGATATCTGGAATACGGGATGAAGATAAAACTTCTCGAAACCGATTTTATCGGCGTAGGTATCGATACTCCGGATGATCTGAAAAAGGCTAAGGAGATTATAGCCAATAAAGGCTAA
- a CDS encoding F0F1 ATP synthase subunit epsilon — protein MIIKILTPESVVFEGQVDSVLVPGISGDFHIMKNHASIVSALKEGDVRIFSAGISDDYAKNFETVSADKGEFAYKIKSGVIEFNNDNGIILCEC, from the coding sequence ATGATTATAAAAATATTAACCCCGGAATCTGTAGTGTTTGAAGGACAAGTAGATTCAGTTCTGGTACCTGGTATCAGTGGTGATTTCCACATCATGAAAAATCACGCATCAATTGTTTCTGCACTGAAGGAAGGTGATGTTAGAATTTTCTCAGCTGGAATTTCTGATGACTATGCTAAGAATTTTGAGACCGTAAGTGCTGACAAAGGTGAGTTTGCTTACAAAATCAAAAGCGGAGTAATAGAGTTTAATAACGACAACGGAATTATTCTTTGTGAATGTTAA
- a CDS encoding acyl-ACP desaturase — protein sequence MNTKELQEYHDRFDVIRSMDSFVSEAVDDKLMDPDDCWQPNDFLPDMEREDALDEIKKLRERAANIPNTVITSLVGNMITEEALPSYQTYFSLIFNEDKEVTSDKGWARWSRAWTAEENRHGDLLNKYLYLSGRCDMKKVEQTIHRLIYNGFDPDAEKDPYQSIIYTSFQERATKISHVNTGKLADKAGDSVLSKICKQIAGDEARHENAYKSFMTEIFKKDPNGAIAAFERMMRKQISMPAMLMDDQASKSNIFIDFSAITQQIGVYTTWDYAAIIDHLVKYWKIETLTGLQDGFTKAQDYLCRLSDRYKKIAERMKVPEEINLHWLSNPKFSF from the coding sequence ATGAATACGAAAGAATTGCAGGAATACCATGATAGATTTGACGTGATCAGATCCATGGATAGTTTTGTTTCAGAGGCCGTTGATGATAAATTAATGGATCCGGATGATTGTTGGCAACCTAATGACTTTTTACCAGATATGGAAAGGGAGGATGCATTGGATGAGATTAAAAAATTACGTGAAAGAGCGGCTAACATTCCCAATACTGTAATCACCTCATTGGTAGGAAATATGATCACTGAAGAGGCATTACCTAGCTACCAGACTTATTTCAGTTTAATTTTCAATGAAGATAAAGAAGTAACTTCCGATAAAGGCTGGGCAAGATGGTCCAGAGCATGGACAGCTGAAGAAAACCGTCACGGTGATCTTCTGAATAAATATTTGTACCTGAGCGGACGTTGCGATATGAAAAAGGTAGAGCAAACAATTCACCGCCTTATCTACAACGGATTCGATCCGGATGCAGAGAAAGATCCATATCAGTCTATTATCTATACATCTTTCCAGGAAAGAGCTACAAAAATCTCTCACGTAAATACAGGAAAGCTGGCTGATAAGGCCGGAGATAGTGTTCTGTCTAAAATCTGTAAGCAAATTGCAGGTGATGAAGCAAGACATGAAAATGCCTATAAGTCTTTTATGACAGAAATCTTCAAGAAAGATCCTAATGGAGCTATTGCCGCTTTTGAAAGAATGATGCGTAAGCAAATCTCTATGCCTGCTATGCTAATGGATGATCAGGCTTCAAAGAGCAATATATTTATTGATTTCTCGGCTATTACTCAGCAAATTGGTGTATATACTACATGGGATTATGCGGCTATTATAGACCACCTTGTTAAGTACTGGAAAATTGAAACTTTAACCGGTTTACAGGATGGATTTACAAAGGCTCAGGATTATCTGTGTCGTTTGTCTGATCGTTATAAAAAGATCGCTGAAAGAATGAAAGTTCCGGAGGAAATAAACTTACATTGGCTAAGTAACCCTAAATTCTCGTTCTAA
- a CDS encoding glycoside hydrolase family 2 protein, whose translation MLNHFNKALLLTMLSSASVAYAQRVTEDFNKDWKFFQPRNETFNFNFDNGQDFKPSNIDLWESVTLPHTFNKDDMQRDNNFYTGNVLYQKKFTVSDAQKSKRTFLKFEGVGSVAKLYINNKFIGEHKGGYSQFAYEITNSVNYGKENVLTVIANNQARKDVIPVNQFLFPIYGGIYRPVSMITTNKTNFVVTDYAAPGIFVSQKNVSSKSADIEIKAKLETTEKTIQNAVLESSVINKEGKTVAVVKSPVNISPQGTTYVTQDINLKNPHLWDGVRDPYLYTVSSKIIVNGTDTDVLKQNLGVRTVEVIPGKGFFLNGKHYPMHGVSRHQDEWGYGSALSYEQHKRDMDLMKEMGVTTIRLAHYQQAPQMYELADQYGFLVWAEIPFVNAVSYQENDNAKQQMTELVKQNYNHPSIYIWGVHNEVYSKTKDEQVPVLSRQLSDIAKTIDPYRMTGAVNGYNQVDRPENLTTDIQGINHYFGWYGGKIGDLENWAQGLEKNFAQYKVILTEYGADGNMDIGAEEVKQPADVVSGKSFPENYQTETHIQQWAIIEKHPQIAASYVWNMFEFAVPMWNRGGINARNLKGLITFDRKRKKDSFYWYKANWNPEPMLYLANRRDNMRKNPVSKIQVFSNLKDVKIIVNGKEYQAKNGVNAKHWVIENAQLQKGTNTIKAIGKSGRKELTDEMTWTLE comes from the coding sequence ATGTTGAATCATTTTAACAAGGCACTGTTGCTTACAATGCTTTCGTCTGCTTCTGTAGCTTATGCTCAAAGGGTTACGGAAGACTTCAATAAGGACTGGAAATTCTTCCAGCCCAGAAACGAAACTTTTAATTTTAACTTTGATAATGGACAGGATTTTAAGCCTTCCAATATAGATCTATGGGAAAGCGTTACTCTTCCTCACACTTTCAACAAAGATGATATGCAGCGGGATAATAATTTTTATACCGGAAATGTATTATATCAGAAGAAATTTACAGTAAGCGATGCGCAAAAAAGCAAAAGAACATTTCTGAAGTTTGAAGGAGTAGGAAGCGTTGCCAAGCTTTATATCAACAACAAATTTATTGGAGAGCATAAAGGTGGATATTCCCAGTTTGCTTATGAAATTACCAATTCAGTAAACTATGGTAAAGAAAATGTATTGACAGTAATAGCCAATAATCAGGCTCGTAAGGATGTAATTCCTGTTAATCAGTTTTTATTCCCTATTTATGGTGGTATATATCGTCCGGTAAGTATGATTACGACTAATAAAACCAATTTTGTGGTAACAGATTATGCTGCACCCGGAATATTTGTTAGTCAGAAAAATGTTTCTTCTAAGAGTGCAGATATAGAAATAAAGGCAAAACTGGAGACCACTGAAAAAACGATTCAGAATGCAGTTTTGGAAAGTTCTGTTATCAATAAAGAAGGTAAAACTGTAGCAGTAGTAAAAAGTCCTGTAAATATAAGTCCACAGGGAACTACGTATGTAACCCAAGATATTAATTTGAAAAACCCACACCTTTGGGATGGTGTACGCGATCCTTACTTGTATACCGTATCTTCCAAAATTATCGTTAATGGTACTGATACAGATGTTCTAAAACAAAACCTTGGTGTAAGAACTGTAGAGGTAATTCCCGGAAAAGGTTTCTTTCTGAACGGAAAACATTACCCAATGCATGGCGTTTCCCGCCATCAGGATGAATGGGGATATGGTTCGGCCTTGTCTTATGAGCAGCATAAAAGAGATATGGACCTGATGAAGGAAATGGGCGTTACAACTATTCGTTTGGCTCATTACCAGCAAGCCCCGCAGATGTATGAACTGGCAGATCAATATGGTTTTTTGGTATGGGCAGAAATTCCATTCGTAAACGCTGTTTCTTATCAGGAGAATGACAATGCGAAACAGCAAATGACGGAATTGGTTAAGCAAAATTACAATCATCCTTCTATCTATATATGGGGTGTACACAATGAGGTCTATTCCAAGACCAAAGACGAACAGGTTCCTGTACTGTCTCGTCAGCTAAGTGATATTGCAAAAACAATAGATCCATACCGAATGACAGGAGCTGTAAATGGCTACAATCAGGTAGACAGGCCGGAAAATCTCACAACAGATATTCAGGGAATCAACCACTATTTTGGCTGGTATGGCGGTAAAATTGGTGACCTGGAAAACTGGGCACAAGGACTGGAAAAGAATTTTGCACAATATAAGGTAATCCTTACCGAATACGGAGCAGACGGAAATATGGATATTGGCGCTGAAGAAGTAAAACAACCTGCAGATGTGGTTTCCGGGAAATCATTTCCGGAAAATTATCAGACAGAGACCCATATTCAGCAATGGGCGATTATAGAAAAGCATCCGCAGATTGCCGCTTCTTATGTATGGAACATGTTTGAATTTGCAGTTCCGATGTGGAATCGTGGTGGCATAAATGCCCGAAATCTGAAAGGGCTGATTACCTTTGACCGCAAACGTAAAAAAGATTCTTTCTACTGGTATAAGGCCAATTGGAATCCGGAACCAATGCTCTATCTGGCGAACAGAAGAGATAATATGCGTAAAAATCCGGTTTCTAAAATTCAGGTATTCTCTAATTTAAAAGATGTGAAGATTATAGTTAACGGAAAAGAATATCAGGCTAAAAACGGGGTGAATGCTAAACATTGGGTAATAGAAAATGCCCAGCTTCAGAAAGGAACAAATACCATTAAAGCGATTGGTAAGTCCGGAAGAAAAGAACTAACCGATGAAATGACATGGACTTTGGAGTGA
- a CDS encoding alpha-L-fucosidase, translated as MRKSMFNLSLLTGLCMSAIMQAQAWTGEKQEKPKERVALKYGPITSAHRTDEAMQKFREYGLGQFIHWGIYAIPGNEWNGVSARGGAAASEWIRSWSGPTAPKDWKNIYDNLYKQFNPKDFDAKRWAKQAKDMGAKYVIFTTKHHDGFALWPTKYSAYNITKTPYKKDIVKQIVDAYDAEGIDVFLYFSILEWNNPDYLYKAPQTAEEKAKYSKFLKYTENQLLELLKNYPQIKGFWFDGTWDASWKSAYEFTYNLEKKLREKHPGLIIGSRFRNDENQKRHFDTNGDLLGDYEQGWERKLPKNYESLNGNDWDCVMTIPPNGWGYMKDWNGIYTKTPDDLIEMLMRSRSMGGNFVINFGPDGNGNFHPEEDKIMKEIGEWTKVNAEAIYNVEHSPMSLSNYGYFTKKGNNTYLTVFNRPVNQIVRLAVDKKVTEVPASASLLIGNRKLELKQSDMGLDLDKNTYYDIILPKDYQTDKAFVIKIEMKQGSVKTGKLMDAKM; from the coding sequence ATGAGAAAATCAATGTTTAATTTAAGCCTTCTGACCGGGCTTTGTATGAGTGCTATAATGCAGGCTCAGGCATGGACAGGTGAAAAGCAAGAGAAGCCTAAAGAAAGGGTAGCGCTGAAATACGGCCCTATCACATCCGCTCACCGGACAGATGAAGCGATGCAAAAATTCAGAGAATACGGATTAGGGCAATTCATCCATTGGGGAATTTATGCGATACCCGGTAACGAGTGGAATGGTGTAAGTGCCAGAGGGGGAGCCGCTGCATCCGAATGGATACGTTCCTGGAGTGGCCCAACAGCTCCTAAGGATTGGAAGAATATCTATGATAATCTATATAAACAGTTTAACCCTAAAGATTTTGATGCCAAACGCTGGGCGAAACAGGCTAAAGACATGGGCGCTAAATATGTAATCTTTACAACAAAGCATCACGATGGTTTTGCTTTGTGGCCTACAAAGTACTCTGCTTATAATATTACGAAAACACCTTATAAAAAAGATATTGTAAAGCAGATTGTAGATGCTTATGATGCCGAAGGAATAGATGTATTCCTGTATTTCTCTATTTTGGAATGGAATAATCCGGATTATCTTTATAAAGCACCCCAAACAGCAGAAGAGAAAGCTAAATATTCTAAGTTTCTGAAGTATACAGAAAATCAGTTACTGGAGTTGCTGAAGAACTATCCACAGATTAAAGGCTTTTGGTTCGACGGAACATGGGATGCTTCATGGAAAAGTGCCTACGAATTTACCTATAATCTGGAGAAAAAACTTCGCGAAAAACATCCGGGACTTATTATTGGTAGCCGATTCCGTAACGACGAAAATCAAAAACGACACTTCGATACTAACGGAGACTTGTTGGGTGATTATGAGCAGGGTTGGGAACGCAAGCTTCCAAAAAATTACGAATCCCTTAACGGGAACGACTGGGATTGTGTGATGACCATTCCGCCAAACGGATGGGGCTACATGAAAGACTGGAACGGTATTTATACCAAAACACCGGATGATCTGATCGAAATGCTGATGCGTTCACGTTCTATGGGAGGTAATTTTGTTATTAATTTCGGCCCCGATGGTAACGGGAACTTTCACCCCGAAGAGGATAAAATAATGAAAGAGATAGGTGAATGGACAAAAGTAAATGCTGAAGCCATTTATAATGTAGAACATTCTCCAATGTCTCTTTCCAACTATGGATATTTTACAAAGAAGGGTAATAATACCTATTTAACGGTGTTTAACAGACCTGTTAATCAGATTGTGAGATTAGCGGTAGATAAGAAAGTTACAGAAGTTCCGGCTTCTGCTTCACTGCTTATAGGCAACAGAAAACTGGAGCTAAAACAAAGCGATATGGGATTGGATTTGGATAAGAACACATACTATGATATTATCCTTCCGAAAGATTACCAGACGGATAAAGCATTTGTTATAAAAATAGAAATGAAACAAGGATCTGTGAAAACAGGCAAGCTGATGGATGCAAAAATGTAA